A genomic stretch from Candidatus Baltobacteraceae bacterium includes:
- a CDS encoding metallophosphoesterase family protein — translation MRVAVVSDIHGNLVGLDACLADLHAQGGADAIIAAGDLCLDGPKPKKVLQRLEEVGAQSIRGNTDRYLATPGAEKFETQEHALLEWARRDLGEKWLSWLADLPFAIRIGDDDNQLLVVHANPSNDDEHLWPDADEETLVRLVGDERATAIAFGHLHLPYVRIWRGKILVNVASAGLPKDGDARACYAIFTERAGGWEVKHRRVEFDVKKVATQLADCGIPESIELIATLRRHRYRRLKGFVP, via the coding sequence ATGCGCGTCGCGGTCGTTTCCGATATACACGGAAATCTCGTCGGTCTGGACGCGTGCTTGGCCGATCTGCATGCGCAAGGCGGCGCCGACGCGATCATCGCGGCGGGCGACCTTTGCCTCGATGGTCCCAAACCGAAGAAAGTGCTGCAGCGGCTCGAGGAGGTTGGAGCGCAATCGATTCGCGGCAACACCGACCGCTATCTCGCCACTCCCGGCGCCGAAAAATTCGAAACGCAGGAACACGCACTGCTGGAGTGGGCCCGGCGTGACCTAGGCGAGAAGTGGCTCTCGTGGCTGGCCGATCTGCCGTTCGCGATTCGCATCGGTGACGACGACAATCAGCTGCTGGTCGTGCACGCTAATCCGTCGAACGACGACGAACATCTCTGGCCCGACGCCGACGAAGAAACACTCGTCCGGCTCGTCGGCGATGAACGCGCGACCGCCATCGCGTTCGGGCACCTTCACCTGCCTTACGTGCGGATCTGGCGCGGAAAAATTCTGGTCAACGTCGCATCGGCGGGTCTCCCCAAGGACGGCGATGCGCGTGCCTGCTACGCGATCTTTACCGAACGTGCCGGCGGCTGGGAGGTCAAACATCGCCGCGTCGAGTTCGACGTAAAGAAAGTTGCAACCCAGCTCGCCGATTGTGGGATTCCGGAGAGTATCGAGCTGATCGCAACCTTGCGACGGCACCGCTACAGACGTCTCAAAGGATTCGTGCCGTAA
- a CDS encoding ABC transporter ATP-binding protein, translated as MWDSGEYRADRNLATAPLQTSQRIRAVTPAIVIDHLVKRYGDFTAVDDVSLRVEAGEFYGFLGPNGAGKTTTINAIVGLAKPDAGAISVHGYDNRAQWREARRVIGLAPQEYNFDRYLSIRDVLIFQAGYFGLRGPAVRERADMLLERFGLASKAKVEYTRLSGGMKRRLTLARALIHQPQLVILDEPTAGVDVELRLELWDLLRELNGDGLTIFLTTHYLEEAEELCKNIAIIRQGRIVAQKPTHELIADGASLQDVFLELTRT; from the coding sequence TTGTGGGATTCCGGAGAGTATCGAGCTGATCGCAACCTTGCGACGGCACCGCTACAGACGTCTCAAAGGATTCGTGCCGTAACACCTGCCATCGTCATCGACCATCTCGTCAAGCGTTACGGCGATTTCACCGCCGTCGACGACGTTTCGCTGCGAGTCGAGGCGGGGGAGTTCTACGGCTTTCTCGGACCCAACGGCGCCGGCAAGACCACGACCATCAACGCGATCGTCGGACTCGCGAAGCCGGACGCCGGCGCGATTTCCGTCCACGGCTACGACAACCGCGCGCAATGGCGCGAAGCGCGCCGCGTCATCGGGCTTGCACCGCAAGAGTACAACTTCGACCGGTATCTCTCGATTCGCGACGTGCTGATCTTCCAGGCGGGATATTTTGGCCTGCGCGGACCGGCCGTACGCGAACGGGCGGACATGCTGCTCGAGCGCTTCGGGTTGGCGAGCAAGGCGAAGGTCGAATACACACGCCTCTCCGGCGGCATGAAGCGCCGTCTCACGCTCGCGCGTGCGCTGATCCATCAACCGCAACTGGTGATCCTCGACGAACCCACCGCCGGCGTCGACGTCGAGCTGCGGTTGGAACTGTGGGACCTCCTGCGCGAATTGAACGGCGACGGGCTGACGATTTTCCTCACCACGCATTATTTGGAAGAAGCCGAAGAGCTCTGCAAAAACATCGCGATCATCCGTCAGGGACGTATCGTAGCCCAGAAGCCGACCCACGAGCTGATCGCCGACGGCGCGAGCCTGCAGGACGTCTTCTTGGAGTTGACCAGAACGTGA
- a CDS encoding ABC transporter permease: MTTTPTRIKTSSFNGVALWTLVKREVIRSLKIINQVIWPPIISTLLYVFVFGLALGSRIQSVQGVSYAQFLIPGLIMLQSIDSSYGECSSSVFQGRFMNSIQEMLIAPMSAFEVVAGYVLGSLARTYLIAVLITLLGAVLVHTWPQNWVLYLGVLTLVSVLFSSLGLIFGLIAEKFDHLAVLTTFIITPLTFVGGVFTSAQMLPLVLRRLELFNPIFYTIDAFRRSYTGESYLSPAVSVSAIALLSAVALAIALRMVASGYKLRS; encoded by the coding sequence GTGACGACCACGCCAACGAGGATAAAAACTTCTTCGTTCAACGGCGTTGCGCTGTGGACGCTCGTCAAACGCGAGGTCATCCGCAGCCTCAAGATCATCAATCAGGTGATCTGGCCGCCGATCATTTCGACGCTGCTTTACGTCTTCGTCTTCGGTCTGGCGCTCGGAAGCCGCATTCAAAGCGTTCAGGGCGTAAGCTACGCGCAGTTCCTCATTCCGGGCCTGATCATGCTGCAATCGATCGATTCGTCGTACGGCGAGTGTTCGAGTTCGGTATTCCAGGGCCGCTTCATGAACTCGATCCAGGAGATGCTCATCGCGCCGATGTCGGCGTTCGAGGTCGTCGCGGGGTACGTGCTCGGCTCGCTCGCGCGCACCTATCTGATCGCCGTGCTGATCACCCTGCTCGGCGCGGTGCTGGTGCATACGTGGCCGCAAAATTGGGTTTTGTATCTCGGCGTACTCACGCTGGTATCGGTCTTGTTTTCCTCACTCGGCCTGATCTTCGGATTGATCGCGGAGAAGTTCGATCACCTGGCTGTCTTGACGACGTTCATCATTACGCCGCTGACCTTCGTGGGGGGCGTTTTTACCTCGGCCCAAATGCTGCCGCTGGTGTTGCGTCGTCTCGAACTCTTCAACCCGATCTTCTACACGATCGACGCCTTCCGCCGCAGCTATACCGGGGAGAGTTATCTCTCGCCCGCCGTATCGGTGAGCGCCATCGCGCTGCTCAGCGCCGTCGCGCTGGCGATCGCGTTGCGAATGGTGGCGAGCGGGTATAAGCTCCGGAGTTAG
- a CDS encoding MBL fold metallo-hydrolase — protein sequence MTAWPRIPLEDTFGDVLRKAMRGNGVDTRALAERTGISPADIDAWRQDRGVADDAQARAIARILRLDPGKLADRAADAWYPPEIELPDVRHHPQNPHPSNGFIFFLDGGRRAALVDPAGIPANLLRAVREGPYHLQYILITHKHADHCDATAEVAAAFPQAQIVMHRLDVGAIGSLAHKALAVRDGEALPFGEGAEIRMLHTPGHTDGSVSYLFKSTVFTGDTLFAGSVGGIFADESTYDDLLHSVRTKLFTLPEATVIMPGHGPPSTIELERAHNPFF from the coding sequence ATGACTGCCTGGCCGAGGATTCCACTGGAAGATACGTTCGGCGACGTGCTGCGCAAGGCGATGCGCGGCAACGGCGTCGATACGCGCGCGCTCGCGGAACGCACCGGTATTTCACCCGCCGATATCGATGCCTGGCGGCAAGATCGCGGCGTCGCCGACGATGCGCAAGCGCGCGCGATCGCGCGCATTCTTCGCCTCGATCCCGGCAAGCTCGCCGATCGCGCGGCCGATGCCTGGTACCCGCCGGAGATCGAATTGCCCGACGTGCGCCACCATCCGCAGAACCCGCATCCCAGCAACGGCTTCATCTTTTTTCTCGACGGAGGGAGGCGCGCGGCGCTGGTCGATCCGGCGGGCATTCCGGCCAATCTCTTGCGTGCCGTGCGCGAAGGGCCGTATCACCTGCAATACATTCTCATCACGCACAAGCATGCCGATCACTGCGATGCAACGGCGGAGGTCGCAGCAGCTTTTCCGCAAGCGCAAATCGTCATGCACCGCCTCGACGTCGGCGCGATCGGCTCGCTCGCGCATAAAGCGCTTGCCGTGCGCGACGGCGAGGCCCTGCCGTTCGGCGAGGGCGCCGAGATCCGCATGCTGCACACGCCGGGTCACACCGACGGATCGGTCTCGTATCTCTTCAAATCGACCGTGTTCACCGGTGACACGCTCTTCGCCGGCAGCGTCGGCGGCATCTTCGCCGATGAGAGCACCTATGACGATCTCTTGCACAGCGTGCGAACGAAACTTTTCACGTTGCCCGAAGCTACGGTGATCATGCCGGGACACGGACCACCCTCGACGATCGAGCTCGAACGCGCGCACAACCCGTTTTTTTAG
- the trxB gene encoding thioredoxin-disulfide reductase produces MERVLIIGSGPAGLTAAIYAARANLQPLVLAGGLYGGQLMLTTDVENYPGFPEGIMGPDLMIKFREQAERFGARIENVDATHVDFSKRPFVVRTADEEYHAKTVIVATGASARWLDIAGEEKLRGRGVSTCATCDGAFFREKHIVVVGGGDSAMEEALFLTRFGRRVTVIHRREGLRASKIMAERVRSHPKIDFIWNTVVDEVLGEHHVTGLMLRNVHDGSVMEYEADALFIAIGHTPNTAIFRGQLDLDEMGYIVSPDGTSTNVEGVFVAGDVNDIAYKQAVTAAGAGCKAAMDAEKYLEALEFTIKETVAS; encoded by the coding sequence ATGGAACGAGTCCTCATCATCGGGTCCGGACCGGCGGGATTGACCGCCGCGATCTATGCGGCCCGTGCGAATTTGCAGCCCCTGGTTCTGGCCGGAGGTCTGTACGGCGGTCAGCTCATGCTGACCACCGACGTCGAGAATTACCCGGGTTTTCCCGAGGGGATCATGGGGCCCGATCTGATGATCAAATTTCGCGAGCAAGCCGAACGTTTCGGCGCGCGGATCGAGAACGTCGACGCGACCCACGTGGACTTTTCGAAGCGCCCGTTCGTCGTGCGCACCGCGGATGAGGAATATCATGCCAAGACGGTGATCGTCGCGACCGGCGCGAGCGCGCGCTGGCTCGACATTGCGGGCGAGGAGAAGCTGCGCGGCCGCGGCGTCTCGACTTGCGCAACCTGTGACGGCGCGTTTTTCCGCGAGAAGCACATCGTCGTGGTCGGCGGCGGCGACTCGGCGATGGAAGAGGCGCTCTTCTTGACCCGCTTCGGCCGCCGGGTAACGGTGATTCATCGCCGCGAAGGCCTGCGTGCGAGCAAGATCATGGCCGAGCGGGTGCGTTCGCATCCCAAGATCGATTTCATCTGGAATACGGTGGTCGACGAAGTGCTCGGCGAGCATCACGTGACCGGCCTAATGCTGCGCAACGTGCACGACGGCAGCGTAATGGAATACGAGGCCGATGCGCTGTTCATTGCGATCGGGCACACGCCCAACACCGCGATCTTCCGCGGGCAGCTCGATCTCGATGAGATGGGTTACATCGTCTCACCGGACGGGACTTCGACCAATGTCGAGGGCGTGTTCGTCGCGGGCGACGTCAACGACATCGCCTACAAACAAGCCGTGACCGCGGCGGGAGCCGGGTGCAAGGCCGCGATGGATGCCGAGAAGTATCTCGAAGCGCTCGAGTTTACGATCAAAGAAACGGTAGCGAGTTAG
- a CDS encoding retroviral-like aspartic protease family protein has product MLARLLAGLVAIGLIVTPWEPARAAQTRFEIVEGIPIVDVTIDGRGPFRFAVDSGATWTIVSPELVRKLNLDIVGMRHVSGAGAEQMEAGQLVLDSLNVGGAVVKRTVAYSVELPPRLAHPPGFAQVDGLLGETFFHAFVTTLDYETSMIEFDEVRSFAPPTQAAALPMRLVSGAAVPAVPVQVDGQNTYFELDTGSGSWPVLTRAFADLGINARYPQGSIQSAQGEGGSFSLRAACVRSFGLGGTQFNDVQMYVQPEDLGITAEGDFGGSFGYAILRDFTVSLDFSNRTVYLTRNLVRALPGCTRSLADKGR; this is encoded by the coding sequence GTGCTCGCGCGCCTGCTTGCCGGCCTCGTCGCGATCGGCCTGATCGTGACGCCATGGGAACCGGCGCGCGCGGCGCAGACGCGATTCGAAATCGTCGAAGGCATTCCGATCGTCGACGTGACGATCGATGGCCGAGGGCCGTTCCGGTTTGCCGTCGATTCCGGAGCGACGTGGACGATCGTCTCACCGGAGCTGGTTCGCAAATTGAATCTGGATATCGTCGGCATGCGACACGTCAGCGGCGCCGGCGCGGAGCAGATGGAAGCCGGGCAGCTCGTTCTCGATTCGCTGAACGTCGGCGGGGCGGTGGTAAAACGCACGGTCGCGTACAGCGTCGAATTGCCGCCGCGCCTCGCGCATCCCCCGGGATTCGCGCAAGTCGACGGTTTGCTCGGAGAGACGTTCTTTCACGCGTTCGTGACGACGCTCGATTATGAAACCAGCATGATCGAATTCGACGAGGTGCGCTCGTTCGCGCCTCCCACGCAGGCAGCGGCGCTGCCGATGCGGTTGGTCTCGGGCGCCGCCGTCCCGGCCGTTCCGGTGCAGGTCGACGGACAAAATACGTATTTCGAGCTCGACACGGGCAGCGGCAGCTGGCCCGTACTCACGCGCGCGTTCGCAGATTTGGGCATCAACGCGCGGTATCCGCAGGGCTCGATTCAGAGCGCTCAGGGCGAGGGCGGTTCGTTCTCGCTGCGTGCCGCCTGCGTTCGCTCCTTTGGGCTCGGCGGCACACAGTTCAACGACGTTCAAATGTACGTGCAGCCCGAAGACCTGGGCATCACGGCGGAGGGCGATTTCGGCGGGAGCTTCGGCTACGCGATCCTGCGCGATTTCACGGTCTCGCTCGATTTTTCCAATCGTACGGTCTATCTGACCAGAAATCTCGTGCGCGCGCTGCCGGGCTGTACCCGATCGCTGGCGGACAAGGGCCGCTAA
- a CDS encoding TIGR01777 family oxidoreductase, with product MRVGLIGGTGFIGRHLQAALRARGDDVVLASLREPDTSAVAVRSCDALVNLAGEPIAQRWTAAAKERMRASRVDAPRALLDALARDAHHPPAYISASAIGYYPPSESATYTEASNHGNDFLGELCAAWEREAHRAAELGMRVAIVRTGVVLGVDGGALGMMLPAFRFGFGGVIGDGRQWVSWVHVDDVVGIYLHALDGAEGTFNATAPQPVTNAQLTHALGRALHRPTVLPTPTFALRAILGEGADILLSGARVLPEHTIASGYRFAFTGLDSALRDLLH from the coding sequence ATGCGCGTCGGGCTGATCGGAGGAACCGGATTCATCGGCCGCCATCTCCAAGCGGCCTTGCGGGCGCGCGGCGACGATGTCGTCCTGGCCTCGCTGCGCGAGCCCGATACCTCGGCGGTTGCGGTGCGCAGCTGCGATGCGCTCGTCAACCTCGCCGGCGAACCGATCGCCCAACGTTGGACAGCGGCTGCGAAGGAACGCATGCGCGCCAGCCGCGTCGACGCTCCGCGCGCCTTGCTCGATGCGCTGGCACGCGATGCGCACCATCCGCCGGCCTACATCTCCGCCTCGGCAATCGGCTACTACCCGCCGAGCGAGAGCGCGACCTACACCGAGGCGAGCAATCACGGGAACGATTTTCTCGGCGAGCTATGCGCAGCATGGGAACGTGAAGCGCACCGCGCCGCCGAACTGGGCATGCGCGTTGCGATCGTGCGCACCGGCGTCGTGCTCGGCGTCGACGGCGGCGCGCTCGGGATGATGTTGCCGGCGTTCCGCTTTGGCTTCGGCGGCGTGATCGGTGACGGACGGCAGTGGGTCTCGTGGGTTCACGTCGACGACGTCGTGGGCATCTACCTGCATGCGCTCGACGGCGCGGAAGGCACGTTCAACGCGACCGCGCCACAGCCCGTAACCAACGCGCAGCTCACCCACGCCTTGGGTCGCGCACTGCACCGCCCGACCGTGCTTCCCACACCAACCTTTGCGCTGCGCGCGATCCTCGGCGAGGGCGCCGACATTTTGCTCAGCGGCGCGCGCGTGCTGCCGGAGCACACGATCGCTTCCGGCTATCGCTTCGCCTTCACGGGGCTGGACTCGGCACTTCGCGATCTCTTGCACTGA
- a CDS encoding M28 family peptidase, translating to MRKRTIAALLGASILLSFAGPARADERSMEALLLDEPTAAEAQADSMRLNAESHYAGTPGDEHIAEWMRSQLAAAGFIATNEVFSHDVPFSRFLGLEMFRYPHWIRFKLGEVPIAQDPDGTRRDAGPPFNAWSGSGIVVANVVDAGHGLESDYRSLAARGIDVRTRIMLIRYGREFRGTLAKRAQDHGAAGVIFFSDPADPDGSLHGPAYPDGPYRPLGSVQRGALIEGAITIPTLPVNALVAQRVLATIANGISNTPFRLSVEMDVKHNARLWNTVGVLPGIDPTHSVVIGAHRDAWVYGVTDNGSGTSVILTAARALGYLYRSGWRPQYSIVVVGFDGEEIGEVGSKAYVRMHQGQLESGCIAYINEDEVTTGQTFGASAAAALRDAIEPATEMVPDPATPTQTLYQRWKAQPQGIHVRAPGGGSDFESFLYELGIPILQVGFHGVFGTYHSGFDDLDYAMTQADPGFVNHRALAQMVALLTMRLAGGIMPYRLVPYASVLRAGVAGLAGTHYRHDIAPVLRAVDRFAYRAALADHRGIDGNIEIGLVHRLDKLAYGVNGYAAVPVPILSDAIASGNEAAISAAVGRTVHELDDVTSAIAAATPRR from the coding sequence ATGCGCAAACGCACGATCGCCGCGCTCTTGGGCGCCAGCATTCTCCTCAGTTTTGCCGGTCCGGCGCGCGCCGACGAGCGGTCGATGGAAGCACTTCTGCTCGACGAACCGACCGCGGCCGAGGCGCAAGCGGATTCGATGCGTCTGAACGCGGAATCGCATTATGCCGGCACGCCGGGCGACGAGCACATAGCGGAATGGATGCGCAGCCAACTCGCCGCCGCCGGGTTCATCGCGACGAACGAGGTCTTCTCGCACGACGTTCCGTTCTCGCGCTTCCTCGGACTGGAGATGTTCCGGTATCCGCATTGGATCCGTTTCAAACTCGGCGAAGTGCCGATAGCGCAGGACCCCGACGGCACGCGGCGCGATGCCGGTCCGCCGTTCAACGCGTGGAGCGGCAGCGGCATCGTGGTGGCCAATGTCGTCGACGCCGGGCACGGGCTCGAATCCGACTACCGTTCGCTGGCAGCCCGTGGGATCGACGTCCGCACGCGCATCATGTTGATCCGCTACGGGCGCGAGTTTCGCGGAACGCTGGCCAAGCGCGCACAGGATCATGGCGCGGCGGGCGTGATCTTCTTCTCCGACCCGGCCGATCCCGACGGATCGCTGCATGGGCCCGCCTATCCCGATGGTCCGTATCGCCCTCTCGGCTCGGTGCAGCGCGGCGCGCTGATCGAGGGCGCGATTACGATTCCGACGCTGCCGGTGAATGCGCTCGTCGCCCAGCGCGTGCTCGCGACGATCGCGAACGGCATCAGCAACACACCGTTTCGGCTCAGCGTCGAGATGGACGTCAAACACAACGCGCGCCTGTGGAACACGGTCGGCGTACTTCCGGGGATCGATCCGACGCACAGCGTCGTGATCGGCGCACACCGCGACGCCTGGGTTTACGGCGTCACCGACAACGGCTCGGGCACCTCCGTCATTCTCACGGCCGCGCGGGCACTGGGCTATCTCTACCGCAGCGGCTGGCGTCCGCAATACTCGATCGTCGTCGTCGGATTCGACGGTGAAGAGATCGGCGAAGTCGGTTCAAAGGCGTACGTGCGCATGCACCAGGGCCAGCTCGAGAGCGGCTGCATCGCGTACATCAACGAGGACGAGGTCACGACCGGTCAGACCTTCGGTGCGAGCGCCGCGGCGGCGTTGCGCGACGCGATCGAGCCCGCGACCGAGATGGTCCCCGATCCGGCTACCCCGACGCAGACGCTCTATCAACGCTGGAAAGCGCAGCCGCAAGGGATACATGTACGCGCCCCCGGCGGCGGATCGGATTTCGAATCGTTTCTCTACGAACTCGGCATTCCGATTCTGCAGGTCGGCTTTCACGGCGTCTTCGGCACCTATCATTCGGGATTCGACGATCTCGACTACGCGATGACGCAGGCCGATCCGGGATTCGTGAATCACCGCGCACTGGCGCAAATGGTCGCGCTTTTGACGATGCGGCTTGCCGGCGGCATCATGCCCTATCGTCTCGTTCCCTACGCGAGCGTGCTGCGCGCCGGCGTCGCCGGGCTTGCCGGAACGCACTATCGCCACGATATTGCGCCGGTCTTACGCGCGGTAGATCGCTTCGCGTACCGCGCCGCGCTCGCCGACCATCGCGGGATCGACGGCAATATCGAGATCGGGCTCGTGCACCGCCTCGACAAGCTGGCCTACGGCGTAAACGGCTACGCCGCCGTTCCGGTTCCGATCCTGAGCGATGCGATTGCGAGCGGAAACGAAGCCGCGATCTCGGCCGCGGTCGGGCGCACGGTCCACGAGCTCGACGACGTCACGAGCGCGATCGCAGCCGCGACGCCGCGCCGGTAA
- a CDS encoding DUF2600 family protein: protein MFGDIVFALRSVLRTPERLRALFAGGAGTVYGLLRFLLRVVPLAAAALAEIRRRAELIPDDRLRFEALASVDGKSYHVAGACILATFLPAEAARAYVAIVAPLESIYDYLDSLCDRHPGVDVEAFPVLHRAIADALDPSAAPRDYYACGPAGEDGGYLRELVQRTQHALSAAPHLDLLLPHFAHAAALYGEMQTHKHYPAGERERRCVGWYEQHRERYREIDWHEFASAAGSQFHVYAPLFEAFRNRPQAIAGTYNAYFPYVSALHVLLDAFIDQAEDREHGELNFSRVYGGAAALRARLRRLFEAADERLRRLPGKRAHRFVLDVMTLFYLSHPKIAAQGLEREARALLRTNAWTRD, encoded by the coding sequence ATGTTCGGCGACATCGTCTTTGCGCTGCGCTCGGTCCTGCGCACGCCCGAACGCTTGCGTGCGCTCTTCGCCGGTGGTGCCGGGACCGTCTACGGCCTGCTGCGGTTCCTCTTGCGGGTGGTGCCGCTCGCGGCCGCGGCCCTCGCAGAGATTCGCCGGCGAGCCGAGCTGATTCCCGACGATCGACTGCGGTTTGAAGCGCTGGCGAGCGTCGACGGCAAGTCCTACCATGTCGCCGGCGCGTGCATTCTCGCGACATTTCTCCCGGCTGAGGCGGCCCGCGCCTACGTGGCCATCGTCGCGCCGCTCGAGAGCATCTACGATTATCTCGACAGCCTCTGCGATCGCCATCCCGGCGTGGACGTCGAAGCCTTTCCCGTGCTGCATCGAGCGATTGCGGATGCGCTGGATCCATCGGCTGCGCCGCGCGACTACTATGCGTGCGGACCCGCCGGTGAGGACGGCGGCTACCTGCGCGAACTCGTGCAGCGCACGCAGCACGCACTTTCCGCCGCTCCGCATCTCGATCTGCTCTTGCCGCATTTCGCGCACGCCGCGGCGCTCTACGGCGAGATGCAGACGCACAAACACTATCCCGCCGGAGAGCGCGAACGCCGCTGTGTCGGCTGGTACGAGCAACATCGCGAACGTTATCGCGAGATCGACTGGCACGAGTTCGCCTCGGCCGCCGGCTCGCAGTTCCACGTCTACGCCCCGCTCTTCGAAGCCTTTCGTAACCGCCCACAGGCAATCGCCGGCACCTACAACGCCTACTTCCCGTACGTGAGCGCGCTGCACGTGCTGCTCGATGCTTTTATCGATCAGGCCGAAGACCGTGAGCACGGTGAGCTGAACTTCAGCCGCGTGTATGGCGGTGCCGCCGCCCTGCGCGCGCGTTTACGCCGGCTCTTCGAAGCAGCCGACGAGCGACTGCGCCGGTTGCCGGGTAAGCGCGCGCACCGCTTCGTGCTCGACGTCATGACGCTGTTCTATTTGAGTCACCCCAAGATCGCGGCGCAAGGCCTGGAGCGCGAGGCTCGGGCGCTCCTGCGCACGAACGCCTGGACCAGGGACTAG